The following are from one region of the Rhodopirellula sp. P2 genome:
- a CDS encoding CBS domain-containing protein, translating into MKKNEPLTKIMSTGLQTIHDGEPVSKLRAMFESGGIHHIPVVSGEKLIGIVSWSDFVRISFGEFGNQTSKSLDQTLDHLYKVHDVMVADCVTIEKSSTIRDAARLLGSHSFHSLPVVEGEKLVGIVTSTDLIQYLAEQ; encoded by the coding sequence ATGAAGAAAAACGAGCCGCTGACAAAAATCATGTCAACTGGATTGCAAACGATTCACGACGGCGAGCCCGTCTCAAAGTTGCGAGCCATGTTTGAATCCGGTGGCATTCACCACATCCCTGTTGTCAGCGGGGAGAAGCTGATCGGCATTGTGAGCTGGAGTGACTTCGTGCGAATCTCTTTCGGCGAGTTCGGAAACCAAACCTCGAAGTCCTTGGACCAAACACTCGATCACCTTTACAAGGTGCATGACGTGATGGTCGCCGATTGTGTCACGATCGAAAAATCGAGCACGATCCGTGACGCAGCCAGGCTGCTTGGGTCTCATAGTTTCCACTCCTTGCCTGTGGTCGAAGGAGAGAAGCTTGTGGGGATCGTGACATCCACCGACTTGATTCAGTATCTCGCGGAGCAATAG
- a CDS encoding DUF1003 domain-containing protein encodes MTNRHKINCAVCGKPFSLSDLTPGRFVRPLVAERIAADCPQWNADAYICQTDINHYRSLYVQNVLEQERGELTTLEKDVIESLREHDVLTQNLNDAVDEQSTLGQRWADTVASFGGSWTFILIFAGVLIIWITINAISLLGKPFDPYPFILLNLVLSCLAAIQAPIIMMSQNRQNAKDRLKADNDYRVNLKAELEIRHLHSKMDLLLTHQWQRLLEIQQVQTDLLEEMSNKR; translated from the coding sequence ATGACAAACCGCCACAAAATCAACTGCGCCGTTTGCGGCAAACCGTTCTCGCTTTCCGACCTGACCCCCGGTCGCTTCGTGCGTCCGCTGGTCGCGGAACGGATCGCTGCGGATTGCCCGCAATGGAACGCGGACGCGTACATCTGCCAGACCGACATCAACCATTACCGCAGCTTGTACGTGCAGAATGTGCTCGAACAGGAACGCGGTGAACTGACCACGCTCGAAAAGGACGTCATCGAAAGCCTGCGAGAGCACGATGTGTTGACGCAAAACCTCAACGATGCCGTCGACGAGCAATCCACGCTTGGCCAGCGTTGGGCCGACACCGTCGCCAGCTTTGGTGGCAGTTGGACCTTCATTCTGATCTTCGCCGGTGTGCTCATCATTTGGATCACCATCAATGCGATCTCCCTGCTGGGTAAACCGTTTGATCCGTATCCATTCATCTTGCTGAATCTTGTGCTGTCCTGCCTCGCCGCAATCCAAGCGCCGATCATCATGATGAGCCAGAACCGCCAGAACGCGAAAGACCGCTTGAAGGCCGACAACGATTACCGCGTCAACCTGAAAGCGGAACTCGAAATCCGTCACCTGCATTCCAAAATGGATCTGCTGCTGACACATCAGTGGCAGCGTCTTCTTGAGATCCAACAGGTCCAAACGGATCTGCTGGAAGAAATGAGCAACAAGCGATGA
- a CDS encoding sialidase family protein, which translates to MDRSLADRRNPFTALTCLHSIWIVGIMSAASIASGDGPDLPVVDLSQQTERQVVIAAGTNGVYQGHPTTLRMPESETILCVWCVNHGGSAGPMAKSDDGGLTWTRLDDQLPANFSKHQNCPSIYRIRDPEGNPRLWVFSAALNQRGGPGMPSIMSEDDGQTWTEMPPLGFPCVMTFSSVVTLKDGRTLGLYHKGPDGKDRAPLSVLQTITADGGFTWSEPRVVAAVEGKNPCEPFVFRSPDGEELCCLLRENTHRGRSLMMFSRDEGQTWTTPVDTPWGLSGDRHIGVPLPDGRWVFAFRDQAPGSPTRGHFVAWVGIYEDIRENRPGQYRIKLLHSHAKNVADCGYPGVELLPDGTIVATTYIKYRPGPEKHSVVTTRFRIQETDALLSELE; encoded by the coding sequence ATGGATCGATCGCTTGCTGATCGAAGGAATCCGTTCACCGCGTTGACTTGCCTGCATTCGATCTGGATCGTGGGAATCATGTCGGCAGCTTCCATCGCGTCGGGCGATGGTCCTGATTTGCCGGTCGTGGATTTGTCGCAGCAGACGGAACGTCAGGTGGTCATCGCAGCGGGAACCAATGGCGTTTATCAAGGCCATCCCACGACGTTGCGGATGCCGGAGAGCGAAACCATCCTTTGCGTTTGGTGTGTCAATCACGGTGGCTCGGCGGGCCCGATGGCCAAGAGCGACGACGGGGGACTGACGTGGACACGACTGGACGATCAGTTGCCAGCCAACTTTTCAAAGCATCAGAATTGTCCGAGCATCTATCGGATTCGTGATCCCGAGGGAAATCCGCGACTCTGGGTTTTTTCGGCGGCGCTCAACCAGCGTGGTGGTCCGGGGATGCCGAGCATCATGAGCGAAGACGACGGCCAGACTTGGACCGAGATGCCACCACTGGGTTTTCCATGTGTGATGACGTTCAGCAGTGTGGTGACACTGAAAGATGGGCGAACTCTGGGGCTGTATCACAAAGGGCCTGACGGCAAGGACAGAGCACCGCTGAGCGTGTTGCAAACCATCACCGCGGACGGAGGGTTCACTTGGTCCGAGCCACGTGTGGTCGCTGCGGTGGAAGGGAAGAATCCCTGTGAGCCGTTTGTGTTTCGTTCACCCGACGGGGAAGAATTGTGTTGTCTGCTGCGAGAGAACACGCACCGCGGCCGCAGTCTGATGATGTTCTCGCGTGATGAGGGGCAGACCTGGACCACGCCTGTCGACACGCCATGGGGATTGTCGGGCGATCGACACATCGGCGTCCCGCTCCCCGACGGTCGCTGGGTCTTCGCATTCCGTGATCAGGCCCCCGGCAGCCCCACACGAGGGCATTTCGTGGCTTGGGTGGGAATCTACGAGGACATTCGCGAAAACCGACCGGGGCAATATCGCATCAAGCTCTTGCACAGTCACGCGAAGAACGTGGCCGATTGTGGTTATCCGGGCGTCGAGTTGTTGCCCGATGGGACGATCGTGGCGACCACGTACATCAAGTACCGACCGGGGCCCGAGAAACACTCGGTGGTGACCACTCGTTTCCGAATCCAAGAAACGGATGCCTTGCTCAGCGAACTCGAGTGA
- the gdhA gene encoding NADP-specific glutamate dehydrogenase, producing MHEKLESTLWNIQQRNLGEHEFIQAVKEVLGSIGTVLAKYPRLTEQKIIERICEPERQVIFRVPWQDDRGEVHINRGFRVQFNSALGPYKGGLRFHPSVNLSIVKFLGFEQIFKNALTGMPIGGGKGGSDFDPKGRSDNEVMRFCQSFMTELSRHLGEYTDVPAGDIGVGRRELGYLFGQYKRISNRYESGVLTGKGLSYGGALVRAEATGYGLGYFVQQMLAARGESLEGKTCIVSGAGNVAIYAIEKVTQLGGKVVACSDSKGVVYDEAGIDLPTLKQVKEQERLPIEAYCKTRKQARYQRAGKIWEIKCDVALPCATQNELTGKDANSLLRNGCTAVAEGANMPTTPEGIEKFNEAGIAYAPGKAANAGGVATSALEMQQNASRDAWSFEYTEQKLAAIMKDIHDRCLETADEFGVPGNYAQGANIEGFMRVADAMESLGLI from the coding sequence ATGCATGAAAAATTAGAGTCAACACTTTGGAATATCCAACAACGCAACCTTGGCGAACATGAGTTCATCCAAGCGGTGAAAGAGGTGTTGGGATCGATTGGGACAGTGTTGGCAAAGTACCCTCGGCTGACGGAACAGAAGATCATCGAGCGCATCTGTGAGCCCGAGCGTCAGGTGATCTTCCGTGTTCCATGGCAGGATGATCGCGGCGAGGTGCACATCAACCGCGGCTTTCGGGTGCAGTTCAACAGTGCCTTGGGTCCATACAAAGGTGGGTTGCGATTCCATCCGTCGGTCAACTTGTCGATTGTCAAGTTCTTGGGCTTTGAGCAGATTTTCAAGAACGCTCTGACCGGGATGCCGATTGGCGGCGGGAAAGGCGGCAGTGACTTTGATCCCAAGGGCCGCAGCGACAATGAGGTGATGCGGTTCTGCCAAAGTTTCATGACTGAATTGTCACGGCACTTGGGGGAATACACCGATGTTCCAGCGGGCGACATCGGCGTGGGACGCCGTGAGCTGGGGTACTTGTTTGGGCAATACAAGCGAATCAGCAACCGCTACGAGTCGGGCGTTTTGACTGGCAAGGGGCTCAGCTATGGCGGCGCACTGGTCCGGGCCGAAGCGACCGGGTACGGGCTCGGCTACTTCGTCCAGCAGATGCTGGCGGCGCGAGGCGAATCACTCGAAGGCAAAACCTGCATCGTGTCGGGGGCGGGCAACGTCGCCATTTACGCGATTGAAAAGGTCACGCAACTGGGCGGCAAGGTGGTGGCTTGTTCCGATTCGAAAGGCGTTGTCTACGACGAAGCCGGAATCGACCTGCCCACGCTGAAGCAAGTGAAGGAACAGGAGCGACTGCCCATCGAGGCCTATTGCAAAACGCGAAAGCAAGCACGCTATCAACGGGCGGGGAAGATTTGGGAAATCAAGTGCGACGTCGCGCTGCCCTGTGCGACCCAGAATGAACTGACCGGGAAAGACGCGAACTCACTGTTGCGAAATGGTTGCACCGCGGTTGCCGAAGGCGCCAACATGCCAACCACGCCCGAGGGAATTGAGAAATTCAATGAGGCGGGAATTGCGTACGCGCCTGGCAAGGCTGCCAACGCAGGCGGGGTCGCGACAAGTGCTCTGGAAATGCAGCAAAACGCTTCGCGAGACGCCTGGTCGTTCGAATACACCGAGCAGAAATTGGCGGCGATCATGAAGGACATTCACGATCGTTGCTTGGAAACGGCCGATGAATTCGGGGTCCCCGGCAACTATGCCCAAGGGGCCAACATCGAAGGCTTCATGCGGGTCGCGGACGCCATGGAATCATTGGGGCTGATCTGA
- a CDS encoding Re/Si-specific NAD(P)(+) transhydrogenase subunit alpha encodes MQIGVPREHWPGEARVALVPASVKKLIQSGFSVGIESGAGAPSGFPDDAYTEAGAVVQTDRASLLSKADIVLRVRRPDIEEVSSLRPEAIHISFLDPFNERELIGEMAKCGVTSVSMEMIPRSTRAQKMDALSSQANLAGYVTVIQAAYHSKKIFPMMMTPSGTIRPARVFVIGAGVAGLQAIATAKRLGARVDAFDTRPVVAEQVRSLGAKFVEIDLGEVGQTEQGYAKALTPEQIELQKEGQKKLIAVSDVVITTAQLFGRPAPRIVTRDMLLAMQPGSVVVDMAVETGGNVEGSVLNEIVDVEGVKIIGQGNLPSEVSRNASEMYSNNLTALIDDFWDAESKRFAFDPEDEIVQAAVITRGGVIVNDTIAKLHS; translated from the coding sequence ATGCAGATTGGCGTCCCCCGCGAACATTGGCCAGGCGAGGCGAGGGTGGCACTTGTCCCCGCAAGCGTCAAGAAACTGATTCAGTCCGGCTTTTCCGTCGGAATCGAATCTGGTGCAGGCGCCCCATCAGGGTTTCCCGACGACGCCTACACGGAGGCCGGTGCCGTCGTGCAGACCGACCGGGCGTCCCTGCTTTCGAAGGCCGACATTGTCTTGCGAGTTCGACGTCCCGACATCGAGGAGGTGTCCTCGCTCCGCCCCGAAGCCATCCACATCAGTTTTCTCGACCCATTTAATGAAAGGGAACTGATTGGCGAAATGGCCAAGTGCGGCGTGACCTCGGTTTCCATGGAGATGATCCCGCGATCCACTCGCGCCCAAAAGATGGATGCGCTGTCCTCGCAAGCCAACCTGGCGGGCTACGTCACGGTGATCCAAGCCGCGTATCACAGCAAAAAAATCTTTCCGATGATGATGACTCCCTCGGGAACCATTCGGCCCGCTCGGGTGTTTGTGATCGGTGCGGGGGTCGCCGGCCTGCAAGCCATCGCAACCGCCAAACGTTTGGGTGCTCGTGTCGATGCCTTTGACACCCGGCCCGTTGTCGCGGAACAAGTCCGGTCCCTCGGTGCCAAATTCGTGGAGATTGACTTGGGGGAAGTCGGCCAGACGGAACAGGGGTACGCCAAAGCCCTCACGCCAGAGCAAATTGAACTCCAAAAGGAAGGCCAAAAGAAACTCATTGCGGTCTCCGATGTCGTCATCACCACGGCTCAACTGTTTGGTCGCCCAGCGCCTCGCATCGTCACTCGCGACATGCTGCTGGCGATGCAACCCGGCAGCGTCGTGGTTGACATGGCAGTCGAAACGGGAGGCAACGTTGAGGGTTCCGTGCTGAATGAAATCGTCGATGTCGAAGGCGTCAAAATCATCGGCCAAGGAAACTTGCCATCCGAGGTGAGTCGCAATGCCAGCGAGATGTACTCGAACAACTTGACCGCCTTGATCGACGATTTCTGGGACGCCGAATCCAAGCGATTCGCATTCGATCCCGAGGACGAAATCGTTCAAGCCGCCGTCATCACTCGTGGTGGCGTGATCGTGAACGACACCATCGCCAAGCTTCATTCATAA
- a CDS encoding polysaccharide biosynthesis/export family protein translates to MTHHPTFRIIQVTLLVACCVAVIAGCRTAASLGLPVSASSNALLPYATNLRQAGHRHGIPTELAKQALPPHRMEAGDVLVIEPNDFNSPVRLQSDQTVHQDGYIELGDYGRVAVLGMTTEEIQQTVQSRVAARETEKSQQRFALASHSPNRPPEEVADYGVNVRLVNNESDQFYVMGEVNAPGSYQLVGAETVLDALIAAGGLSDRANEHKIILTRPQPDGQPRLVLPVCYKQILQLGDVTTNYQLFPGDRIYVPSITLWEDVKQSVAFNSDKSCPHCREYRQ, encoded by the coding sequence ATGACCCATCATCCTACATTTCGCATCATTCAGGTGACGCTGCTGGTCGCATGCTGCGTCGCAGTCATCGCCGGCTGCCGCACCGCGGCATCGCTCGGACTGCCGGTTTCGGCCAGTTCCAACGCGTTGCTTCCCTACGCGACGAATCTCCGCCAAGCCGGACATCGCCATGGAATCCCAACGGAGTTGGCCAAGCAAGCCCTGCCGCCTCACCGAATGGAAGCGGGCGATGTCTTGGTCATTGAGCCCAACGATTTCAATTCGCCCGTGCGTCTGCAAAGTGACCAAACCGTCCATCAAGATGGCTACATCGAACTGGGTGACTACGGCCGTGTCGCAGTCCTCGGCATGACGACCGAAGAGATTCAGCAAACGGTTCAATCTCGTGTCGCGGCGCGCGAAACGGAGAAGAGTCAACAACGATTCGCGCTCGCCTCGCACAGCCCGAATCGCCCGCCCGAGGAAGTCGCCGACTACGGCGTCAACGTCCGCTTGGTCAACAACGAAAGCGATCAGTTCTATGTGATGGGTGAGGTCAATGCGCCAGGCTCGTATCAGTTGGTGGGAGCCGAAACAGTGCTGGACGCACTGATCGCTGCCGGCGGTTTGTCCGATCGAGCGAACGAACACAAAATCATTCTCACTCGCCCCCAACCGGACGGACAACCACGACTGGTCCTCCCCGTTTGCTACAAACAGATTCTGCAACTGGGCGATGTCACCACGAACTACCAATTGTTTCCCGGCGACCGCATCTATGTCCCCAGCATCACGCTCTGGGAAGACGTCAAACAAAGCGTCGCCTTCAACAGCGACAAGAGCTGCCCGCACTGCCGAGAGTACCGCCAGTAG
- a CDS encoding SLC13 family permease yields the protein MSADVWMVTFILVATIIAFVVDRFRMDLVAFVSLLALVLTGILTPAEATAGFSNSLVLMIAGLFVVGGAILETGVADQVGNGLGRIGGKSTVRLTATVMLACALLSAFISSTGTVAVMLPVVLALSRRAEISPSKLLIPLAFAAALGGMLTLIGTPSNIVVSQELRHAGLEPFHFFSFAPAGLVMLCVGVGFMCTIGTRLLPDRAKGNDDAAHASHEQRYVSRPDLLHSYGVEGQISEVTIPAGSEFAGRTLREIGLRTTFYVNVIAVLTRRSDGAAVRKCNADTLLQPGDTLFIKSSNKGAVERLITGGYVELVSTAPSLPKDVYLAELIVPPRSELIGRTVREIDFFRQYGAMVVAMHDGKEPIGTRTSDTPLNPGNTLLIATNTSALERLWKSRRDVLLISTQDEQHGPTLTPAAGWVVAILLGMLIVMSTGMVANVTAVLVAALLTVVVGAFRGSTAYQSIHWDSIVMIASVMPLATALEKTGVLGMVTDAIVESPHLANPTLLLLLLFSVTSLLSQAISNTATSVLVAPLALEVSHRLGVSPYPLLMGVALAASTSFSTPMASPINALVTGAGSYRFGDFLKVGIPLQLLVLAVTLWIVPLLFPFAP from the coding sequence ATGTCCGCTGACGTTTGGATGGTGACTTTCATCCTGGTGGCAACCATCATCGCTTTTGTGGTGGACCGGTTCCGGATGGATCTTGTGGCGTTCGTTTCGCTGTTGGCGCTCGTGCTGACTGGCATCCTGACGCCGGCGGAGGCAACCGCCGGTTTTTCCAATTCGTTGGTGCTGATGATTGCCGGATTGTTTGTCGTGGGCGGTGCGATCTTGGAAACCGGCGTGGCGGATCAGGTCGGCAATGGGCTGGGCCGAATCGGGGGCAAGTCGACGGTCCGGTTGACCGCGACGGTGATGCTTGCCTGTGCCCTGTTGTCGGCGTTCATCAGTTCAACAGGAACGGTTGCGGTGATGTTGCCCGTGGTGCTCGCGCTGAGTCGTCGCGCGGAGATCTCACCGTCGAAGTTGTTGATCCCACTGGCGTTTGCGGCCGCCTTGGGCGGGATGCTGACGCTGATCGGCACCCCATCGAACATCGTCGTCAGTCAAGAACTTCGGCATGCGGGGTTGGAGCCGTTTCACTTCTTTTCGTTTGCGCCGGCGGGCTTGGTCATGCTCTGCGTCGGGGTTGGCTTCATGTGCACGATCGGCACGCGGCTGTTGCCGGACAGGGCGAAGGGGAACGACGACGCGGCCCACGCGAGTCATGAGCAGCGATACGTTTCCCGTCCTGACCTGCTTCACAGTTACGGGGTGGAGGGGCAGATCAGCGAAGTCACCATTCCGGCGGGGTCCGAATTTGCAGGACGCACGCTTCGGGAGATTGGGCTGCGGACGACGTTTTATGTCAATGTGATTGCGGTGCTGACTCGTCGTTCGGACGGGGCGGCTGTGCGTAAATGCAACGCCGATACGTTGTTGCAACCCGGCGACACGCTCTTCATCAAGTCATCGAACAAAGGAGCCGTTGAGCGTCTGATCACGGGCGGGTACGTCGAATTGGTTTCAACCGCTCCGTCGCTTCCCAAGGATGTGTATCTGGCTGAATTGATCGTCCCACCTCGCTCGGAACTGATTGGACGGACGGTTCGGGAGATCGACTTTTTTCGTCAATACGGGGCGATGGTCGTGGCGATGCACGATGGCAAGGAGCCCATCGGCACTCGCACATCTGACACGCCATTGAATCCAGGCAACACGCTTTTGATTGCCACCAACACGAGCGCGCTGGAGCGACTCTGGAAATCGCGACGGGACGTGTTGCTGATCAGCACGCAGGACGAGCAACATGGACCAACACTGACTCCCGCAGCTGGCTGGGTCGTTGCGATCTTATTGGGGATGTTGATTGTGATGAGCACGGGGATGGTTGCCAATGTGACCGCCGTTCTGGTCGCCGCGTTGTTGACCGTGGTGGTCGGAGCATTTCGTGGATCGACGGCTTACCAGAGTATCCACTGGGATAGCATCGTGATGATCGCTTCGGTCATGCCGCTGGCCACGGCGCTCGAAAAGACGGGCGTGCTGGGGATGGTGACCGATGCGATTGTGGAGAGCCCTCATTTAGCGAACCCCACTCTGTTGTTGCTGTTGCTGTTCAGTGTCACGTCGCTGCTCAGTCAAGCGATCTCCAACACGGCAACAAGTGTGCTGGTCGCACCGCTGGCACTGGAGGTTTCTCATCGGCTGGGTGTCTCGCCGTACCCGTTGTTGATGGGCGTTGCCTTGGCGGCGTCGACATCTTTTTCCACTCCAATGGCCTCTCCGATCAATGCGTTGGTGACTGGCGCGGGAAGCTACCGTTTCGGTGATTTCCTCAAGGTCGGCATCCCGCTGCAGTTGCTCGTCCTGGCGGTCACGCTCTGGATCGTGCCTCTGCTGTTTCCCTTCGCTCCCTGA
- a CDS encoding NAD(P) transhydrogenase subunit alpha, with the protein MEAVLLAFILMLSVFLGFELIAKVPATLHTPLMSGANAISGITVVGAIIAAGADLGPWSTWLGALAVFFATVNVVGGYMVTDRMLSMFKKKDSPSGGDS; encoded by the coding sequence ATGGAAGCCGTGCTGCTCGCCTTCATTTTGATGTTGTCCGTGTTCTTAGGCTTTGAACTGATCGCCAAAGTGCCGGCGACCCTGCACACGCCCCTGATGTCGGGTGCCAATGCCATTTCCGGCATCACCGTCGTCGGGGCCATCATCGCCGCCGGAGCCGATTTGGGCCCGTGGTCGACGTGGCTGGGGGCACTGGCCGTCTTCTTTGCCACGGTCAACGTGGTCGGCGGCTACATGGTGACCGATCGCATGTTGAGCATGTTCAAGAAGAAAGACAGCCCGTCAGGAGGTGACTCATGA
- a CDS encoding NAD(P)(+) transhydrogenase (Re/Si-specific) subunit beta, producing the protein MSVEVLGSVYILAAILFVFGLKLMSSPATAVRGNLLSSIGMLMAVLITLTSKEILDYRYLAGAAILGAVVGVISARRVAMTGMPEMVALFNGSGGIASLLVGWAALYGQESSAFTLVTVLVSILIGGVTFSGSLVAWAKLSETIGSGAMTFAGQRVVNVLLLLVLLGCSIAMVLDPAWTFPLVFVVIGLSILLGVMAVIPIGGADMPVVISLLNSYSGLAACAAGFAINNTILIVAGSLVGAAGLILTNIMCKAMNRSLSNVLFSGFAATTKATKVEGEVKPITADDAYLILEAASSVVMVPGYGMAVAQAQHVVRELGELLEANGADVSYAIHPVAGRMPGHMNVLLAEANVPYDQLIEMDEINPRMENIDVAIVIGANDVVNPAAREDENSPIYGMPIINVDYARTVFVLKRSMASGFSGVDNPLFFGENTRMLFGDAKQSLSSVIAEFKS; encoded by the coding sequence ATGAGCGTTGAAGTCCTCGGTTCGGTCTACATCCTCGCGGCCATCTTGTTTGTCTTTGGGCTCAAACTGATGAGCTCCCCGGCAACCGCTGTGCGAGGCAATTTACTGTCGTCAATCGGGATGCTGATGGCCGTCCTGATCACGCTCACGTCCAAGGAAATCCTGGACTACCGTTATCTGGCAGGTGCCGCGATTCTCGGCGCCGTCGTGGGCGTGATCTCGGCGCGGCGCGTCGCCATGACGGGAATGCCCGAAATGGTCGCGTTGTTCAATGGCTCCGGTGGCATCGCCAGTCTGCTGGTGGGCTGGGCCGCCCTGTACGGGCAAGAATCGTCCGCCTTCACATTGGTCACCGTTCTGGTTTCGATCTTGATTGGCGGCGTGACGTTTTCAGGATCGTTGGTGGCCTGGGCCAAGCTCTCAGAAACCATCGGCAGCGGGGCGATGACCTTCGCGGGGCAACGTGTCGTCAACGTCTTGTTGTTGCTGGTGCTGCTGGGATGTTCGATTGCGATGGTCCTGGATCCCGCTTGGACGTTCCCGCTCGTCTTCGTGGTGATTGGACTGTCGATTTTGTTGGGCGTGATGGCGGTCATTCCGATCGGTGGCGCCGACATGCCCGTTGTGATTTCGCTGCTCAACAGCTACTCGGGGCTTGCCGCCTGCGCCGCTGGATTCGCGATCAACAACACCATCTTGATTGTCGCTGGTTCGCTGGTGGGGGCGGCAGGATTGATCCTGACCAACATCATGTGCAAAGCGATGAATCGATCGCTCAGCAACGTGTTGTTCTCCGGTTTCGCTGCGACAACGAAAGCCACCAAGGTTGAAGGCGAAGTCAAGCCGATCACCGCCGACGACGCCTACCTGATCCTGGAAGCAGCTTCGTCGGTCGTGATGGTGCCTGGATACGGCATGGCGGTCGCGCAGGCACAGCATGTGGTTCGTGAACTGGGCGAACTGCTCGAAGCCAACGGGGCCGACGTCAGCTATGCGATCCATCCGGTTGCCGGACGGATGCCGGGCCACATGAACGTCCTGCTCGCCGAAGCCAACGTGCCCTACGATCAATTGATCGAAATGGACGAGATCAACCCACGGATGGAAAACATCGACGTGGCAATCGTGATCGGAGCGAACGACGTGGTGAACCCAGCGGCACGCGAAGACGAGAACAGCCCGATCTACGGCATGCCGATCATCAACGTCGACTATGCGCGGACCGTGTTCGTGCTGAAACGGTCCATGGCCTCCGGGTTCTCCGGCGTCGACAACCCGTTGTTCTTTGGTGAGAACACAAGAATGCTCTTTGGTGACGCCAAGCAATCTCTCAGCAGTGTGATCGCCGAATTCAAATCCTGA
- a CDS encoding lysylphosphatidylglycerol synthase transmembrane domain-containing protein produces the protein MIESAPELETPAESPPLDRLQAFWTASASWLKPTLSVVFFAVAMWLLHHEFKQYKAADVAASFHSIPITAVLAALFFTACNYVVMIGYDWLGVRLIKYPLSLKQVTIASLLYYSFSNSLGSLFGGTPIRVRLYSGWGMSSPEIVRLFEQSRQSFHSNSAKIQNLAHSATTVTNIVAPRVITGGVFLAGLVLLISGSLPAAEGRMRMMHNPFFLFVMESSHFFGSIIGAMLLVLARGLQRRIDVAWSLSVFLLGAGTLASLLKGFDYEETFILLVLLAAMIPCRGYFFRKGNMLSPAISWGWMTSVFIVIGSMVWLVLFSYRHVDYTNELWWRFAYQGDASRSMRGLVGAAVVLMLIAVPARRSTRSDGISVRRVDAGWSRSGLPILQPWDGTAFRRRCASTRSTLESCQQSDVPPWRTLLQLPRPTVLQRQILSRVDSQVPRRPQRDCHRSCPRRRHHSDLRRAQQTDPSLSPRGPFKRRTARVLHGSLR, from the coding sequence ATGATCGAGTCGGCCCCCGAGCTTGAGACACCTGCTGAATCACCCCCACTGGATCGATTGCAAGCATTCTGGACCGCATCCGCATCGTGGCTCAAACCAACCCTTTCGGTTGTGTTCTTCGCGGTCGCCATGTGGTTGCTGCATCATGAATTCAAGCAATACAAGGCCGCGGACGTTGCCGCCAGTTTCCATTCCATTCCCATCACCGCCGTCCTCGCCGCGTTGTTTTTCACGGCATGCAATTATGTCGTGATGATCGGCTACGACTGGCTCGGCGTTCGCTTGATCAAGTACCCACTCAGCCTCAAACAAGTCACGATCGCTTCGCTGCTCTACTACTCGTTCAGCAATTCGCTGGGATCCTTGTTTGGCGGCACGCCGATTCGAGTGCGTTTGTACTCTGGCTGGGGCATGTCATCTCCCGAGATCGTGCGGCTGTTCGAGCAAAGTCGGCAAAGCTTTCACTCGAACTCCGCCAAGATTCAAAACCTGGCGCATTCGGCGACCACTGTGACCAACATCGTCGCTCCGAGAGTCATCACGGGGGGAGTCTTCCTCGCCGGACTGGTCTTGCTGATCTCCGGGTCGCTGCCGGCCGCCGAGGGCCGCATGCGGATGATGCACAACCCGTTTTTCTTGTTCGTCATGGAGTCGTCGCACTTCTTCGGCAGCATCATTGGCGCCATGCTGCTCGTGCTCGCTCGAGGTCTTCAGCGCCGAATTGACGTCGCTTGGTCGCTGTCCGTTTTTCTGCTGGGGGCGGGCACGTTGGCCTCGCTGCTGAAAGGGTTCGACTACGAAGAAACATTCATTCTGTTGGTCTTGTTGGCAGCCATGATTCCATGCCGCGGCTATTTCTTCCGAAAAGGCAACATGTTGTCGCCGGCAATCTCCTGGGGTTGGATGACGTCTGTTTTCATCGTCATCGGATCGATGGTTTGGCTGGTGCTGTTTTCCTATCGGCACGTTGACTACACAAACGAACTCTGGTGGCGTTTCGCATACCAAGGCGACGCTTCCCGTTCGATGCGTGGTTTGGTCGGCGCAGCGGTGGTGTTGATGTTGATCGCGGTACCTGCCCGACGCTCCACACGGAGTGATGGAATATCTGTTCGCCGAGTTGATGCTGGATGGTCACGCTCAGGGTTACCAATACTTCAGCCTTGGGATGGCACCGCTTTCCGGCGTCGATGCGCATCGACTCGGTCCACTTTGGAATCGTGTCAGCAATCTGATGTTCCGCCATGGAGAACACTTCTACAACTTCCAAGGCCTACGGTCCTACAAAGACAAATTCTCTCCCGAGTGGACTCCCAAGTACCTCGCCGCCCCCAGCGGGATTGCCACCGCTCGTGCCCTCGCCGACGTCACCACTCTGATCTCAGGCGGGCTCAGCAAACTGATCCGTCGCTGAGCCCAAGGGGACCTTTCAAGCGACGAACCGCACGCGTGCTCCACGGATCGTTACGATAG